Proteins from one Erysipelothrix larvae genomic window:
- the era gene encoding GTPase Era: protein MTDFKSGFISIVGRPNAGKSTLINQLVNQKIAIISNKPQTTRDAIIGVVTEDNYQLIFIDTPGIHKPKHELGSRMNRVSYAHFHGVDVIYYIMDVSEAFGRGDLFVIEKLKGSHIPVILVLNKIDQVSNDHILQRIVEVQEHLDFKEVVPISALKDDNVDRLIDVTLNYLDDGVMYYPKDTVSAYPEQFIIAEIIREKILALTQEEIPHSVAVAIERIVKKKNAVVISALIMVERSSQKGIIIGKGGALLKKIGEQARLELETIMGQPVFLETYVRVETNWRNKSRLLNQLGYIETEYE, encoded by the coding sequence ATGACAGACTTTAAATCAGGATTTATATCAATTGTTGGACGCCCAAATGCAGGTAAATCAACACTGATAAATCAACTTGTAAATCAAAAAATCGCAATTATATCAAATAAACCACAAACCACCCGTGATGCAATCATCGGCGTTGTAACCGAAGATAACTACCAACTCATTTTTATTGATACACCCGGCATTCATAAACCGAAACATGAGCTTGGATCGCGTATGAATCGTGTTTCTTACGCTCATTTTCATGGCGTAGATGTAATTTATTACATCATGGATGTCAGTGAAGCGTTTGGGCGAGGGGATCTGTTTGTTATTGAGAAATTAAAGGGATCACACATTCCTGTAATTCTCGTATTGAATAAGATTGACCAAGTCTCTAATGACCACATTCTACAACGCATTGTTGAGGTACAGGAGCACTTAGACTTTAAGGAAGTCGTGCCAATTTCAGCTTTAAAGGATGATAATGTTGATCGATTGATTGATGTAACCTTAAATTATCTTGATGATGGTGTGATGTATTATCCAAAAGATACTGTAAGTGCATATCCCGAACAATTCATCATCGCAGAGATTATTCGCGAGAAAATATTAGCATTAACCCAAGAAGAAATTCCACACTCAGTTGCGGTTGCAATTGAACGCATTGTGAAAAAGAAGAATGCAGTGGTTATCTCAGCATTAATTATGGTAGAACGTTCTTCACAAAAAGGAATTATTATTGGAAAAGGCGGGGCACTTTTAAAGAAAATTGGCGAACAAGCTCGACTTGAACTTGAAACCATTATGGGCCAACCTGTATTTCTTGAAACCTATGTTCGTGTAGAAACAAACTGGCGTAATAAGAGTCGACTCCTAAATCAATTGGGATATATTGAAACTGAATATGAATGA
- the cdd gene encoding cytidine deaminase, with product MTKDVVIEKAFVAMHNAYAPYSNYHVGSCVKTKDGHYFLGANIENASFGATNCGERSAVFACYSNGYRKEDIESIAIVTDGSILAGPCGICRQVLSELLEEDTPIYLSNGKEEMTTNMAALLPLSFGRKDLNDRL from the coding sequence ATGACCAAAGATGTCGTAATCGAAAAAGCATTTGTCGCTATGCATAATGCCTATGCACCGTATTCTAACTACCATGTTGGAAGTTGTGTAAAAACAAAAGATGGCCATTATTTTTTAGGTGCAAATATTGAAAATGCATCATTTGGTGCAACCAACTGTGGCGAACGCAGTGCTGTATTTGCATGTTATTCAAATGGGTATCGAAAAGAAGATATTGAATCCATCGCCATTGTAACAGATGGTTCAATCTTAGCAGGTCCTTGTGGCATTTGTAGACAAGTACTTAGTGAACTACTTGAAGAAGATACACCCATTTATTTATCAAATGGAAAAGAAGAAATGACAACCAATATGGCAGCACTCCTTCCGCTCTCATTTGGCAGAAAGGATCTCAATGACAGACTTTAA
- a CDS encoding diacylglycerol kinase produces MHSILDVLKRTIYKFRCAFQGFYAGIRYDRSILIQVIFALISIILFSFIGISVIEWLFIISAIFIVLIAEFLNSAIEDICDLLIKKYDLHVKEIKDIAAAAVLLAALYAVVVGVVILGGKIL; encoded by the coding sequence ATGCACTCGATATTAGACGTTCTTAAACGTACCATTTACAAATTCAGATGTGCATTTCAAGGTTTTTATGCAGGAATTCGCTATGATCGAAGCATCCTAATTCAAGTCATCTTTGCACTTATATCTATTATTTTGTTTTCTTTTATAGGAATTTCCGTAATTGAATGGCTATTTATTATCAGTGCTATATTTATTGTGCTGATTGCGGAGTTCTTAAATTCCGCAATTGAAGACATCTGTGATTTGTTAATTAAAAAATATGATTTGCATGTAAAAGAAATTAAAGATATTGCTGCAGCAGCTGTACTTCTAGCAGCGTTGTATGCAGTCGTAGTGGGAGTCGTTATTCTTGGAGGAAAAATACTATGA
- the ybeY gene encoding rRNA maturation RNase YbeY has translation MDITFLNQSSETSWKEYKKYLSPLLKETLHHVKHDDKVSVSVVLVHDAQIHEYNKAFRDIDTPTDVLSFPDGDCEEGITNLGDIVISVDALRRQAQEYQHSLKREFSFLVVHGYLHLLGYDHHTQEEEHEMFTLQKEILDALDIRRS, from the coding sequence ATGGATATTACATTTTTAAATCAAAGCAGTGAAACATCATGGAAGGAATATAAAAAATATCTGAGTCCTTTACTTAAAGAAACATTGCATCACGTCAAACATGATGATAAAGTCAGTGTTTCTGTAGTGCTCGTTCATGATGCACAAATTCATGAGTACAATAAAGCATTTCGTGATATTGACACTCCCACTGATGTTTTAAGTTTCCCTGATGGAGATTGTGAAGAAGGTATCACCAATCTTGGTGATATTGTTATCTCTGTGGATGCTTTAAGACGACAAGCACAAGAGTATCAACACTCTTTAAAACGTGAATTCTCATTTCTTGTAGTCCATGGCTACTTACATCTTCTTGGCTATGATCATCATACTCAAGAAGAAGAACATGAGATGTTTACACTTCAAAAGGAGATTCTCGATGCACTCGATATTAGACGTTCTTAA
- a CDS encoding sensor histidine kinase, with translation MLSKQNKMILFAILGFSTLAYLTRENEVLMVLFLVMDALSVFGIMFYQQKELEHKKASEFEGKIASVEQQLSFETEKLDHIIQAIPSAMCYVDQKGNFDTYNSKFRDLVGDEVHDVYASNVGSSLHKIFLDAFLGEKHFYKQVVINSVDYQVLSVPIFFENRYNGCILVFQDVTLVREGEKMQKRFIADASHELKTPIAAIKGMHEILTREGFDDKEAMEEFKEQITLELTRLEKIVEDLLLQSKLSTNKVHLEKSRFNLNDFFQGLIYRRRSQLHNNNIKVVLNCASDLELEADQFRLSQVFINLFNNAINYSKDQSIRIDCELTEKTCIIKFSDTGAGISEDVLPHIFERFFRGQSDRNRNDGNSGLGLAISKSIVEAHGGTLSVASKLGKGTTFTIALPIA, from the coding sequence ATGTTATCAAAACAAAATAAAATGATCTTATTTGCAATCTTAGGATTCAGCACCCTTGCATATTTAACACGAGAGAATGAAGTCTTGATGGTTTTATTCTTGGTCATGGATGCTTTATCTGTATTTGGGATCATGTTTTACCAACAGAAAGAACTTGAACATAAAAAAGCATCTGAATTTGAAGGCAAGATTGCATCAGTAGAACAACAACTATCGTTTGAAACTGAAAAATTGGACCATATTATACAAGCAATCCCTTCTGCCATGTGTTATGTGGATCAAAAAGGGAACTTTGACACCTATAATTCAAAATTTAGGGACTTAGTAGGGGATGAGGTTCACGATGTTTATGCATCAAATGTCGGATCTTCCTTACACAAAATATTCTTAGATGCCTTTTTAGGCGAAAAACACTTCTATAAACAAGTCGTGATCAACAGTGTTGACTATCAAGTATTATCGGTTCCAATTTTCTTTGAAAATCGCTACAACGGATGTATTCTTGTATTCCAAGATGTTACCTTAGTGCGTGAAGGGGAGAAAATGCAAAAACGATTTATTGCTGATGCATCTCATGAACTTAAGACACCAATCGCAGCAATAAAAGGTATGCACGAGATCTTAACCCGAGAAGGATTTGATGATAAAGAAGCGATGGAAGAATTTAAGGAACAGATCACCCTTGAGTTAACCCGCCTTGAAAAGATTGTTGAAGATCTACTGCTTCAATCAAAACTGTCAACCAATAAGGTGCACTTAGAGAAATCACGCTTCAATCTCAACGATTTCTTCCAAGGACTTATTTATCGAAGACGTTCTCAACTGCATAACAACAACATCAAAGTTGTACTGAATTGTGCTTCCGACTTAGAACTTGAAGCCGATCAATTTAGATTAAGCCAAGTTTTCATCAACCTCTTCAACAATGCAATAAACTATTCAAAAGACCAATCCATTCGCATCGATTGTGAATTGACAGAAAAAACATGCATCATTAAGTTCTCAGATACAGGTGCAGGAATTAGCGAAGACGTGCTCCCACATATTTTCGAGCGCTTCTTTAGGGGTCAATCTGATCGCAATCGTAACGATGGAAACAGTGGTTTAGGACTCGCAATTTCCAAATCAATTGTTGAAGCACATGGTGGCACCTTGAGTGTTGCAAGTAAACTTGGAAAAGGAACAACCTTTACCATTGCTTTACCAATCGCCTAA
- a CDS encoding response regulator transcription factor — translation MEKILIIEDDDSIRKLLRYDLKHANYDVDTAEDGLNALEKARSSHYDAIICDWMIPHKSGIEVVCTLRSEGYQGVIIMLTAKDEEEDILEAFEAGVDDYLTKPFSPRVLTARISAHLKRSSLSLKHHDQVIGNTIINTELRSVIVEGQEIDLTKKEFDLLHYLVENQNSVKDRDQILTEIWDFGYDGDTRIVDVHIHKLRAKLEQSTIHIESLRGIGYVIKTK, via the coding sequence GTGGAAAAAATATTAATCATTGAAGATGATGACAGCATACGCAAATTACTGCGCTATGACTTAAAACATGCGAACTACGATGTTGATACTGCTGAAGATGGTTTAAATGCTCTTGAAAAAGCAAGATCATCACATTACGATGCCATCATCTGCGATTGGATGATTCCACACAAATCGGGGATTGAGGTCGTATGTACACTTCGAAGTGAAGGATATCAAGGCGTCATCATTATGCTTACTGCAAAAGATGAAGAAGAGGATATTCTAGAAGCCTTTGAAGCAGGGGTTGATGACTACTTAACCAAACCCTTTTCACCCCGTGTATTGACAGCGCGCATCAGTGCTCATTTAAAACGATCATCGTTATCACTTAAACACCATGATCAAGTTATTGGAAATACAATCATTAACACCGAACTTCGTAGTGTTATTGTAGAAGGACAAGAGATTGACCTTACAAAAAAAGAATTTGATTTACTGCATTACTTAGTAGAAAATCAAAACAGTGTAAAAGACCGCGACCAAATCCTTACAGAAATATGGGACTTTGGCTATGATGGTGACACGCGCATTGTCGATGTGCACATTCATAAGCTTCGCGCTAAACTTGAACAATCAACCATACATATAGAATCATTGAGAGGTATTGGCTATGTTATCAAAACAAAATAA
- a CDS encoding PhoH family protein has translation MRTERVTLDIDNKDYSLLTGVEEENLKRIEKACDVELYVKDTSIAIKGTDDAVEKAVRIINTIQRIIIKYSKFNKYDLELLVDAVNRNAEDKLLEALDTIIARTYTGKPIRAMTLGQKVFIDKVKANDLTFAVGPAGTGKTYLAVVYAVELLKKGQIKKIILTRPAVEAGENLGFLPGDLKEKVDPYLRPLYDALDDMLSSEKTLRYIENNTIEIAPLAYMRGRTLDDAMIILDEAQNTTKAQMIMFLTRLGRNSKMIVTGDLTQVDLHPKQESGLKTSIDRLQDIDNIAFVKLTNSDVVRHPLVIEILKRFENNGGM, from the coding sequence TTGAGAACTGAACGCGTAACTCTAGATATAGATAACAAAGACTATTCACTCTTAACGGGTGTTGAGGAGGAAAACCTCAAACGAATTGAAAAAGCATGTGACGTCGAGCTTTATGTTAAAGATACGTCAATTGCGATTAAAGGCACGGATGATGCTGTTGAAAAGGCAGTGCGTATTATTAATACGATTCAACGGATTATTATAAAGTACTCTAAATTCAACAAGTATGATCTTGAACTGTTGGTTGATGCGGTCAACCGCAATGCTGAAGATAAATTATTAGAAGCACTGGATACAATTATTGCAAGAACCTATACTGGTAAACCAATTCGAGCCATGACATTAGGGCAAAAAGTATTCATCGATAAAGTTAAAGCCAATGATTTAACCTTTGCAGTGGGTCCTGCAGGTACAGGAAAGACTTATCTTGCAGTTGTTTATGCTGTGGAATTGTTGAAAAAGGGACAGATCAAAAAAATTATATTAACGCGTCCAGCAGTAGAGGCCGGTGAAAACCTAGGATTCTTACCTGGCGATTTGAAAGAAAAAGTTGATCCGTATTTGCGTCCACTTTACGACGCTTTGGATGATATGCTTTCAAGCGAGAAAACCTTACGATATATTGAAAACAACACCATTGAAATTGCACCACTTGCATACATGCGTGGTCGTACCCTTGATGATGCAATGATCATCCTAGATGAAGCACAAAACACAACAAAAGCACAGATGATTATGTTCTTAACGCGGTTGGGACGCAATTCCAAGATGATCGTCACTGGGGATTTAACACAAGTTGACTTACATCCTAAACAGGAATCAGGACTAAAGACTTCCATCGATCGATTACAAGACATTGACAACATCGCTTTTGTGAAGCTTACAAATTCTGATGTTGTGCGTCATCCACTTGTCATTGAAATCTTGAAACGGTTTGAAAATAACGGAGGCATGTAA
- the rpsU gene encoding 30S ribosomal protein S21 yields the protein MSRVVVKENEGLDDALRRFKRQVSRNGTLAEARKREYYVKPGVRRKLKSEAAQKARRKKRR from the coding sequence ATGTCGAGAGTAGTAGTTAAAGAGAACGAAGGTTTAGATGATGCTTTACGCAGGTTTAAACGTCAAGTATCTCGCAATGGTACCCTAGCTGAGGCTCGCAAAAGAGAGTATTATGTTAAACCAGGCGTACGACGTAAACTTAAATCTGAAGCCGCTCAAAAGGCGCGTCGTAAAAAACGTCGTTAA
- the phoU gene encoding phosphate signaling complex protein PhoU, with the protein MQIDQLMNQYEESIFTLAHQVRENLSNALTAFKNDDKTLALDVIEKDEFINNQNELINNQAIQILSLMQPVARDLRLLVGGVKIATDYERIGDYAKNIGRFVIRYYDGVNQYREEVESLGDTLIDYLDQVTNVLKKQDVKEAYRVASLDEEIDQAFKRLLYQIADKGHKTSFPVELTGMLRNLERTGDHLKNICEQVVYIVNGQHVDFG; encoded by the coding sequence ATGCAAATCGATCAACTTATGAATCAATACGAAGAAAGTATTTTCACACTTGCACATCAAGTCCGTGAAAACTTATCCAACGCATTGACGGCTTTTAAAAATGATGACAAGACTTTAGCGCTGGATGTCATAGAAAAAGATGAATTCATCAACAATCAAAATGAACTCATCAATAATCAAGCCATTCAAATTTTGTCCTTGATGCAACCTGTTGCGCGTGATTTACGCCTTTTAGTTGGTGGCGTTAAGATTGCGACAGATTATGAACGGATTGGAGACTATGCAAAAAATATCGGACGTTTTGTTATCCGATATTATGATGGTGTAAATCAGTATCGTGAAGAAGTTGAATCTTTGGGTGATACACTGATAGATTATTTGGATCAAGTTACAAATGTGTTAAAAAAGCAAGATGTTAAGGAGGCCTATCGTGTTGCTTCCTTGGACGAGGAAATTGACCAAGCATTTAAGCGCTTGTTGTATCAAATTGCTGACAAGGGACATAAAACAAGCTTTCCGGTCGAATTAACGGGAATGTTACGGAATTTAGAGCGAACAGGGGACCATTTGAAAAACATCTGCGAACAAGTTGTTTATATCGTAAATGGTCAACATGTTGACTTTGGATAA
- the pstB gene encoding phosphate ABC transporter ATP-binding protein PstB, producing MNSFKVKNLDLYYGETQALKSINIDITKHQVTAFIGPSGCGKSTFLRCLNRMNDLIPNTKITGDILFNDQDIYDKNTDVVDLRTKVGMVFQQPNPFPMSIYDNVAYGLRCQGIKDKAFLDEAVKVALQQAALYDEVKDRLHKSAMGLSGGQQQRLCIARAIALKPEVILMDEPTSALDPIATAKIEQLIIELKKTYTIIIVTHSMQQAARISDMTAFFLLGDLVEFEDTKTLFHTPKDKRTEDYITGRFG from the coding sequence ATGAATTCATTTAAAGTTAAAAATCTTGATCTCTACTATGGTGAGACTCAAGCATTAAAAAGCATAAACATAGACATTACAAAGCATCAAGTAACTGCATTTATTGGTCCTTCAGGTTGTGGGAAATCAACCTTCCTACGTTGTTTGAACCGAATGAATGATTTGATTCCAAACACAAAAATAACCGGAGACATCCTTTTTAATGATCAGGATATTTACGACAAGAACACCGATGTTGTGGATCTTCGAACAAAAGTAGGGATGGTATTTCAACAACCCAATCCATTTCCGATGAGTATCTATGATAATGTTGCCTATGGGTTACGCTGTCAAGGGATTAAAGATAAGGCATTTTTAGATGAAGCAGTGAAGGTTGCATTACAGCAAGCGGCATTGTATGATGAAGTTAAAGATCGTCTTCATAAAAGTGCCATGGGATTATCGGGTGGTCAACAACAACGTTTATGTATTGCACGTGCCATCGCATTAAAACCAGAAGTCATCTTAATGGATGAGCCAACATCCGCACTCGACCCAATTGCAACAGCAAAGATTGAACAACTCATCATTGAATTAAAGAAAACATATACGATTATTATCGTAACCCATTCAATGCAACAAGCAGCACGGATTAGTGATATGACTGCGTTCTTCTTATTAGGGGATCTCGTTGAGTTTGAAGATACAAAAACATTGTTCCATACACCAAAAGATAAACGAACTGAAGATTATATTACCGGACGATTCGGATAG
- the pstA gene encoding phosphate ABC transporter permease PstA produces the protein MTKRRKIIDGIYNAITMLASGTTVIALVLIFGFVAIRGVGTLSFDMLTNNYWSQNYLVHFENNQPSLFETPDDLGDDVYFSTQYGVALKDSINHEKKKEVLIVYIAEDSPFLTSVDASQGSNYLQPLSIDDNSIFNRLEYLNEEGVVSLTGLTMQENAETIVQNLDSASEITSLYFQTQGGGIWGSLLATLMLIAISIVIALPLGIFAAIYLTEIAKPGFLRNTIERAIEMLAGVPSIIFGLMGIAVLFPITALFNISGLSVLLGGMTMSIVLLPVIIRSVQESLVVVPRDYRYASLSLGATQTQTIFRVILPSALPGILSALLLAVSRIIGESAALIYTMGTFINDAPKLSTGATTLAVHIWTIMSGEQPNFELASAISIIILIIVFILNFSVKFLSRRLERKWQG, from the coding sequence ATGACAAAACGACGTAAAATAATCGATGGTATTTACAATGCAATAACAATGCTTGCCTCAGGAACCACCGTAATCGCCCTTGTACTCATCTTTGGATTTGTGGCAATCCGCGGAGTTGGTACATTAAGTTTTGATATGTTAACCAATAATTATTGGTCACAAAACTATTTAGTTCACTTTGAAAATAACCAACCTAGCTTATTTGAAACCCCAGATGACCTTGGCGATGATGTTTATTTTAGTACTCAATATGGTGTTGCACTTAAAGATTCAATCAATCATGAAAAGAAAAAAGAAGTGCTTATTGTCTATATTGCAGAAGACTCACCGTTTTTAACAAGTGTTGATGCATCACAAGGCTCTAATTATCTCCAACCTTTGTCCATTGATGACAACAGCATTTTTAATCGTCTTGAGTATCTCAATGAAGAAGGGGTTGTTTCCCTAACAGGACTTACAATGCAAGAAAATGCGGAAACAATTGTTCAAAATCTTGACAGTGCTTCTGAAATTACCTCGCTTTACTTTCAAACTCAAGGTGGGGGGATTTGGGGATCTTTACTTGCAACTTTAATGTTAATTGCGATCTCAATTGTCATTGCACTACCATTGGGAATCTTTGCCGCAATCTACCTCACTGAAATAGCGAAACCAGGCTTCCTTAGAAATACAATCGAACGTGCAATTGAAATGCTTGCTGGGGTTCCTAGTATTATCTTTGGTCTCATGGGAATTGCAGTACTCTTTCCAATTACTGCACTCTTTAACATTTCTGGATTGTCTGTTTTATTAGGAGGCATGACTATGTCCATTGTACTGCTTCCAGTGATAATCCGATCTGTACAAGAATCTTTAGTTGTTGTTCCCCGTGATTATCGGTATGCTTCATTATCATTAGGTGCGACTCAAACTCAAACCATTTTTAGAGTGATTCTCCCATCAGCGCTTCCTGGAATTCTCTCAGCTTTATTATTGGCAGTAAGTCGTATCATTGGAGAATCTGCAGCCTTGATTTACACAATGGGAACCTTCATCAATGACGCTCCTAAATTAAGTACCGGTGCGACAACCCTAGCAGTTCATATTTGGACAATTATGAGTGGTGAACAACCTAACTTTGAGCTTGCTAGTGCAATTTCAATCATCATATTAATCATCGTATTCATTCTCAATTTCAGTGTTAAATTTTTATCAAGACGTTTAGAAAGAAAGTGGCAAGGATAA